From Halorubrum salinarum, the proteins below share one genomic window:
- the ilvA gene encoding threonine ammonia-lyase → MSPVTIDDVEAAAERLAGTDIVQRTPVERSRSLSERCGADVRLKMEHLQRTGSFKTRGAYNAISRAVDGSDEGADEPAIERVVAASAGNHAQGVALAAADAGIDATIVMPESAPAAKIEATRAYGAEVVLRGSAFPEAMAHAQTLTDDPGTRFVHAFDDPDVVAGQGTLGLEVLDQVPAADTVLVPVGGGGLAGGVATAVKARSPKTRVIGVQTEGASTLSESLAAGELVTRDEPDTIADGIATGGLSDLTLGLLDEHLDGAVVVSDDDVASAILLLLERAKQLVEGAGATAAAALLNDDAVDELDLAGETVVPLLCGGNIDVTTLKEVVTHALVDRDQLIELSVRIDDTPGTMGEIATLIGGERANIRTVRHERSRPDLPVGDADLVFEVETNGPAHVDRVLTAVREAGYEVEWTTREE, encoded by the coding sequence ATGTCCCCCGTCACGATCGACGACGTCGAGGCCGCGGCCGAGCGCCTCGCCGGCACCGACATCGTCCAGCGCACGCCCGTCGAGCGGAGCCGGTCGCTGAGCGAGCGGTGCGGCGCCGACGTGCGGCTGAAGATGGAGCACCTCCAGCGCACCGGCTCGTTCAAGACGCGCGGCGCGTACAACGCGATCTCGCGGGCGGTCGACGGCTCGGACGAAGGGGCCGACGAGCCCGCGATCGAGCGCGTCGTGGCCGCGAGCGCGGGCAACCACGCGCAGGGGGTGGCGCTGGCGGCGGCGGACGCCGGGATCGACGCGACGATCGTGATGCCGGAGTCGGCGCCGGCGGCGAAGATCGAGGCCACCCGCGCGTACGGCGCCGAGGTCGTCCTCCGCGGGAGCGCGTTCCCCGAGGCGATGGCCCACGCCCAGACCCTGACCGACGACCCCGGGACGCGGTTCGTCCACGCCTTCGACGACCCGGACGTGGTCGCCGGTCAGGGGACGCTCGGCTTAGAGGTGCTCGACCAGGTGCCCGCCGCCGACACCGTCCTCGTCCCGGTCGGCGGCGGCGGGCTCGCCGGCGGCGTCGCGACCGCGGTGAAGGCGCGATCGCCCAAGACGCGCGTGATCGGCGTTCAGACCGAGGGCGCGTCCACGCTCTCGGAGAGCCTCGCGGCCGGCGAGCTCGTGACGCGCGACGAGCCGGACACCATCGCGGACGGGATCGCGACCGGCGGGCTGAGCGACCTCACCCTCGGCCTGCTGGACGAGCACCTCGACGGCGCGGTCGTCGTGAGCGACGACGACGTGGCGAGCGCGATCCTCCTGCTCTTGGAGCGCGCGAAACAGCTGGTCGAGGGCGCGGGCGCGACGGCCGCGGCCGCCCTGTTGAACGACGACGCGGTCGACGAGCTCGACCTCGCCGGCGAGACCGTCGTCCCGCTGCTCTGCGGCGGCAACATCGACGTGACGACGCTGAAGGAGGTGGTGACCCACGCGCTCGTCGACCGCGACCAGCTGATCGAGCTCTCCGTCCGGATCGACGACACCCCCGGGACGATGGGGGAGATAGCGACCCTGATCGGCGGCGAGCGCGCGAACATCCGGACGGTGCGCCACGAGCGCAGCCGCCCGGACCTGCCGGTGGGCGACGCCGACCTCGTGTTCGAGGTGGAGACGAACGGGCCCGCCCACGTCGACCGCGTCCTGACGGCGGTGCGCGAGGCGGGCTACGAGGTCGAGTGGACGACGCGGGAGGAGTGA
- the cysS gene encoding cysteine--tRNA ligase, producing the protein MSLVVTDTLEDERVEFTADGDVTLYVCGLTVSDDPHLGHARLWFHADVLHRWLEHEGYDVRHVENVTDVNEKITARVGERDEWAAERDVAETFTASVFDAMRGLNLLRAEVYPRVTEHVPEIIGLTETLIEKGYAYESNGSVYFDVTRFDGYGKLSNQDLDALEAQGDPDECSEKRNPADFALWKADGVSETAAREHAKHDHGAETPDGETWDSPWGEGRPGWHVECSAMSTTHLGDTLDVHMGGRDLVFPHHENEIAQSEAATGEAFARHWLHVGLLEMDGEKMSSSIGNFWTVPDALDELGVNVVRTFYAGAAYRSEQALTEETIAEAEERWERLSRTYDRAVEALDSTDSRAKAADDDLREAVATARDDFAAAMNDDLNLREATAALLDLTDAVNRHVDGVDEAGEAYDYRGLREAVEAFEDLGGDVLGLQFETASGGDVELAGELVELVLDVREAEREAGNYERADELRDALREVGVEIEDGPDGATYRFE; encoded by the coding sequence ATGAGTCTCGTCGTCACCGACACCCTGGAAGACGAGCGCGTCGAGTTCACGGCCGACGGCGACGTCACGCTGTACGTCTGCGGCCTGACGGTGTCGGACGACCCGCACCTCGGCCACGCCCGGCTGTGGTTCCACGCCGACGTGCTCCACCGGTGGCTCGAACACGAGGGGTACGACGTGCGCCACGTCGAGAACGTCACCGACGTGAACGAGAAAATTACGGCCCGCGTCGGCGAGCGCGACGAGTGGGCCGCCGAGCGCGACGTGGCCGAGACGTTCACGGCGAGCGTCTTCGACGCGATGCGCGGGCTGAACCTCCTGCGCGCGGAGGTGTACCCCCGCGTCACCGAGCACGTCCCGGAGATAATCGGCCTGACGGAGACCCTGATCGAGAAGGGGTACGCCTACGAGTCGAACGGCTCCGTCTACTTCGACGTGACGCGCTTCGACGGGTACGGGAAGCTCTCGAACCAGGACCTCGACGCGCTCGAAGCGCAGGGCGACCCGGACGAGTGCTCCGAGAAGCGCAACCCCGCGGACTTCGCGCTGTGGAAGGCCGACGGCGTGAGCGAGACCGCGGCGCGGGAGCACGCCAAACACGACCACGGCGCCGAGACGCCGGACGGCGAGACGTGGGACTCCCCGTGGGGCGAGGGGCGCCCGGGGTGGCACGTCGAGTGCTCGGCGATGTCGACGACGCACCTCGGCGACACGCTCGACGTCCACATGGGCGGGCGCGACCTCGTCTTCCCGCATCACGAAAACGAGATCGCGCAGTCGGAGGCGGCCACCGGCGAGGCGTTCGCGCGCCACTGGCTCCACGTCGGGCTCTTAGAGATGGACGGCGAGAAGATGTCCTCCTCCATCGGCAACTTCTGGACCGTGCCGGACGCCCTAGACGAACTCGGCGTCAACGTGGTCCGGACCTTCTACGCCGGCGCGGCCTACCGCTCCGAGCAGGCGCTCACCGAGGAGACGATCGCCGAGGCGGAGGAGCGCTGGGAGCGCCTCTCGCGCACCTACGACCGCGCCGTCGAGGCGCTCGACTCGACCGACTCCCGCGCGAAGGCCGCGGACGACGACCTCCGCGAGGCGGTCGCGACCGCGCGCGACGACTTCGCGGCCGCGATGAACGACGACCTCAACCTCCGGGAGGCGACCGCGGCGCTCCTCGATCTCACCGACGCGGTGAACCGCCACGTCGACGGGGTCGACGAGGCCGGCGAGGCCTACGACTACCGCGGCCTCCGCGAGGCCGTGGAAGCGTTCGAGGACCTCGGCGGCGACGTGCTCGGGCTCCAGTTCGAGACGGCGAGCGGCGGCGACGTGGAGCTGGCGGGCGAGCTGGTCGAGCTCGTGCTCGACGTGCGCGAGGCCGAGCGCGAGGCGGGCAACTACGAGCGCGCGGACGAACTGCGGGACGCCCTCCGCGAGGTCGGCGTCGAGATAGAGGACGGGCCGGACGGCGCGACGTACCGGTTCGAGTGA
- a CDS encoding methyltransferase domain-containing protein, whose protein sequence is MAEDAARRGQAVYDRWADYGVLYRAVDRATRSVRERGAAALGVDAGDAVLDLGCGPGGSLPLLADAVGADGTVIAVDYSAGMARRAADRAAAHPPAAVVRGDAGRLPLREDAVDAAFASLALSAMPAIGDVLDEVERVVRPGGRLVVVDGRVPDGALGSALEGAYRRLVNFRNPDVLAVLRRRFDAVTVVESFDAGLGVVARAGVE, encoded by the coding sequence ATGGCCGAAGACGCCGCGCGGCGCGGACAGGCCGTGTACGACCGCTGGGCCGACTACGGCGTGCTGTACCGCGCGGTCGACCGCGCCACCCGCTCGGTCCGGGAAAGGGGGGCCGCGGCACTCGGCGTCGACGCCGGCGACGCGGTCCTCGACCTCGGCTGCGGCCCGGGCGGGAGCCTTCCGCTCCTCGCGGACGCCGTCGGGGCGGACGGGACGGTGATCGCCGTCGACTACAGCGCCGGGATGGCGCGACGCGCCGCCGACCGCGCGGCGGCGCACCCGCCCGCCGCGGTGGTCCGGGGCGACGCCGGGCGACTTCCGCTCCGCGAGGACGCCGTCGACGCCGCCTTCGCGTCGCTGGCGCTGAGCGCGATGCCGGCGATCGGGGACGTCCTCGACGAGGTCGAGCGGGTCGTCCGTCCCGGCGGTCGGCTGGTGGTCGTCGACGGTCGGGTGCCGGACGGGGCGCTCGGGAGCGCGCTGGAGGGGGCATACCGTCGGCTCGTGAACTTCCGGAATCCGGACGTGCTCGCGGTGCTCCGGCGTCGGTTCGACGCGGTGACCGTCGTCGAGTCGTTCGACGCCGGGCTGGGAGTCGTCGCCCGCGCCGGTGTCGAGTGA
- a CDS encoding ArsR/SmtB family transcription factor, whose amino-acid sequence MEPVLWQVLAGTRGGPNRARLLRALDERPRNANQLAEDLDLAYKTVRHHLDVLEENDVVESTEQTYGAVYLPTERTRDNWETVESIIDQLE is encoded by the coding sequence ATGGAGCCGGTCCTCTGGCAGGTGCTGGCCGGAACGCGGGGGGGTCCCAACCGGGCCCGCCTGCTCCGCGCGCTCGACGAGCGCCCGCGGAACGCAAACCAGCTCGCAGAGGACCTCGACCTGGCGTACAAGACCGTGCGACACCACCTCGACGTGCTCGAAGAGAACGACGTGGTCGAGAGCACGGAACAGACCTACGGCGCGGTGTACCTACCGACCGAGCGCACCCGAGACAACTGGGAGACCGTCGAATCCATCATCGACCAACTGGAGTGA
- a CDS encoding fasciclin domain-containing protein, which translates to MNANRRTVLKGLGAGTATLVGGVGAAAAEPPSQGETIVDVAVAADGFDVLVAAVQEAGLVDTLSGNRQLTVFAPTDAAFNAAGITVDNVGDVDGLGDVLTYHVVPGRRKANSIVNASQVPTLNGAKVDVDGTDLNGDQADIVDTDIEASNGIIHVIDGVLQP; encoded by the coding sequence ATGAACGCGAACAGACGGACGGTACTGAAGGGGCTCGGCGCGGGAACGGCGACGCTGGTCGGCGGCGTCGGAGCGGCCGCCGCCGAGCCGCCGAGCCAAGGGGAAACGATCGTCGACGTGGCCGTCGCGGCCGACGGGTTCGACGTGCTCGTCGCCGCGGTCCAGGAGGCGGGGCTCGTCGACACGCTGAGCGGAAACCGACAGCTCACCGTGTTCGCGCCGACCGACGCGGCGTTCAACGCGGCCGGGATCACGGTCGACAACGTCGGCGACGTCGACGGGCTCGGCGACGTGCTCACCTACCACGTCGTGCCGGGCCGGCGAAAGGCGAACTCGATCGTCAACGCGAGCCAGGTGCCGACGCTCAACGGCGCGAAGGTCGACGTCGACGGGACCGACCTCAACGGCGACCAGGCCGACATCGTCGACACGGACATCGAGGCCTCGAACGGCATCATCCACGTCATCGACGGCGTGTTACAGCCGTAG
- the pheA gene encoding prephenate dehydratase, with protein sequence MNAVTLGPAGTYSHRAARSVAAEVSFRESVTAIVDAVADGEFERGVVPIENSIEGSVTESLDALAEYDVSVTREVVTPIRHALLAQDDSFEVVASHSQALAQCRNWLEAEYPDAGLEAVASTARGVERAREDARVAGIGHPDNAGDDLSILAADIQDRTSNATRFLVVAPDSARSDAGGKTTLIVYPNANYPGLLLELLEAFADRNLNLSRIESRPSGERLGDYLFHFDVDAGLYEDHMAKAVGDVEAIADKGWVKVLGSYDTEHVLD encoded by the coding sequence ATGAACGCCGTCACGCTGGGCCCCGCCGGCACGTACTCGCACCGCGCCGCGCGCTCCGTCGCCGCCGAGGTGTCGTTCCGCGAATCGGTCACCGCCATCGTCGACGCCGTCGCCGACGGCGAGTTCGAGCGCGGCGTCGTCCCCATCGAGAACAGTATCGAGGGCTCGGTCACGGAGAGCCTCGACGCGCTCGCGGAGTACGACGTGTCGGTCACCCGCGAGGTCGTCACGCCGATCCGACACGCCCTCCTCGCGCAGGACGACTCCTTCGAGGTCGTCGCGAGCCACTCGCAGGCGCTCGCGCAGTGCCGCAACTGGCTGGAGGCCGAGTACCCGGACGCCGGCCTCGAAGCGGTCGCCTCCACCGCCCGCGGCGTCGAGCGCGCCCGCGAGGACGCCCGCGTCGCCGGCATCGGCCACCCGGACAACGCCGGCGACGACCTCTCCATCCTCGCCGCGGACATCCAGGACCGCACCTCCAACGCGACCCGGTTCCTCGTCGTCGCGCCCGACTCCGCGCGCTCCGACGCCGGCGGGAAGACGACGCTGATCGTATACCCGAACGCGAACTACCCGGGCCTCCTCCTCGAACTGCTGGAGGCGTTCGCGGACCGCAACCTCAACCTCTCCCGGATCGAGTCCCGCCCGAGCGGCGAGCGCCTCGGCGACTACCTGTTCCACTTCGACGTGGACGCCGGCCTCTACGAGGACCACATGGCGAAGGCGGTCGGCGACGTCGAGGCCATCGCCGACAAGGGCTGGGTCAAGGTGCTCGGCTCGTACGACACCGAACACGTGCTGGACTGA
- a CDS encoding DR2241 family protein, whose protein sequence is MADSTSATDGGEAGSDEPEVPEIDLPSDAFDAVLDALDELDPGEPLRFEGFSVARGTEGTDEELPGGSPDEYVLADGSRPTGMSERDLHEALAERAPAVTDWYVFERVVGEFGPRRAFLRWIEDADGETVAARYAALAAGIERAWGELKITATLTDRGERRYDVRHADDAGVPVDDLDAYDDPLDARDLVTFDEKGRYRPLKTAPSLVGGWVFPDLGPRELYEAVETIYPATVANWHREREGELDVNHWRETMERQSGIYGVVKTWDRGEGYEHVNWVAEACCDDSQCLKRREWEYDDETDLDVDGGDGAFPCREPCSVVVSAARKWTRLESEQPRTYEFELTPSEKEQVEAVIDAVADGRIDEIREADTKEGANRYRTRFLRAKLFDDEGNLGGVPTDPDEE, encoded by the coding sequence GTGGCCGACTCCACCTCCGCGACCGACGGCGGCGAGGCGGGCAGCGACGAGCCCGAGGTCCCCGAGATCGACCTCCCGAGCGACGCGTTCGACGCGGTCCTCGACGCGCTCGACGAGCTGGACCCCGGTGAGCCCCTGCGGTTCGAGGGGTTCAGCGTCGCGCGCGGCACCGAGGGGACCGACGAGGAGCTGCCCGGCGGCTCGCCCGACGAGTACGTCCTCGCCGACGGGAGCCGGCCGACGGGGATGAGCGAGCGCGACCTCCACGAGGCGCTCGCCGAGCGCGCGCCCGCCGTCACCGACTGGTACGTCTTCGAGCGCGTCGTCGGCGAGTTCGGCCCCCGACGCGCCTTCCTCCGCTGGATCGAGGACGCCGACGGCGAGACCGTCGCGGCCCGGTACGCGGCGCTCGCGGCCGGGATCGAGCGCGCCTGGGGCGAACTGAAGATTACGGCGACGCTCACCGACCGCGGCGAGCGTCGCTACGACGTGCGCCACGCCGACGACGCGGGCGTCCCGGTCGACGACCTCGACGCGTACGACGACCCGCTCGACGCGCGCGACCTGGTCACCTTCGACGAGAAGGGGCGGTACCGCCCCCTCAAGACGGCGCCGTCGCTCGTGGGCGGCTGGGTCTTCCCCGACCTCGGCCCCCGCGAGCTCTACGAGGCGGTCGAGACGATATACCCCGCGACGGTCGCTAACTGGCACCGCGAGCGCGAGGGCGAGCTCGACGTGAACCACTGGCGCGAGACGATGGAGCGCCAGTCGGGCATCTACGGCGTCGTGAAGACGTGGGACCGCGGCGAGGGGTACGAGCACGTCAACTGGGTCGCGGAGGCCTGTTGCGACGACTCGCAGTGTCTGAAGCGCCGGGAGTGGGAGTACGACGACGAGACGGACCTCGACGTCGACGGCGGCGACGGCGCCTTCCCCTGTCGCGAGCCCTGCTCCGTGGTGGTGTCGGCCGCGCGGAAGTGGACGCGGCTGGAGAGCGAGCAGCCGCGGACCTACGAGTTCGAGCTGACCCCGAGCGAGAAGGAGCAGGTCGAGGCGGTTATCGACGCCGTCGCGGACGGCCGGATCGACGAGATCCGCGAGGCGGACACGAAGGAGGGCGCGAACCGCTACCGGACGCGGTTCCTCCGGGCGAAGCTGTTCGACGACGAGGGGAACCTCGGCGGCGTGCCGACCGACCCGGACGAGGAGTGA
- a CDS encoding CbiX/SirB N-terminal domain-containing protein, whose product MQSLVIVAHGSHLNPESSAPTYDHADTIRATGAFDEVRTGFWKEEPHFREVLRTVEGDEIYVVPLFVSEGYFTEQVIPRELRLDGWDVSEWGSDGLSADQATLVAEDIDREVHYCGPVGTHRAMTDVIVRRAESVTDDPDVGEGFGLAVVGHGTERNENSAKAIEYHADRIAERDRFDEVKALYMDEDPEVDDLPEHFESDDVVLVPLFIADGYHTQEDIPEDVGLCEDHTEGYDVPETVDGTRIWYAGAVGTEPLMADVVLERAADAGADLGSALDDVRETTRVATGD is encoded by the coding sequence ATGCAGTCGCTCGTCATCGTCGCGCACGGCTCCCACCTCAACCCCGAGTCGAGCGCGCCGACGTACGACCACGCCGACACGATCCGCGCCACCGGTGCCTTCGACGAGGTCCGCACCGGGTTCTGGAAGGAGGAACCGCACTTCCGAGAGGTGCTCCGCACCGTCGAGGGCGACGAGATATACGTCGTCCCGCTGTTCGTCTCGGAGGGCTACTTCACCGAGCAGGTGATCCCGCGCGAGCTCCGGCTCGACGGCTGGGACGTCTCCGAGTGGGGCTCCGACGGCCTCTCGGCGGACCAGGCGACGCTCGTCGCCGAGGACATCGACCGCGAGGTCCACTACTGCGGGCCGGTGGGGACCCACCGCGCGATGACCGACGTGATCGTCCGACGGGCCGAGTCCGTGACGGACGACCCCGACGTGGGCGAGGGGTTCGGCCTGGCGGTCGTCGGCCACGGCACCGAGCGCAACGAGAACTCCGCGAAGGCGATCGAGTACCACGCCGACCGGATCGCCGAGCGCGACCGCTTCGACGAGGTGAAGGCGCTGTACATGGACGAGGACCCGGAGGTCGACGACCTCCCCGAGCACTTCGAGAGCGACGACGTGGTCCTGGTCCCCCTCTTCATCGCCGACGGCTACCACACCCAGGAGGACATCCCGGAGGACGTTGGCCTCTGCGAGGACCACACCGAGGGGTACGACGTGCCCGAGACGGTCGACGGTACCCGGATCTGGTACGCCGGCGCGGTGGGGACGGAGCCGCTCATGGCCGACGTGGTCTTGGAGCGCGCGGCCGACGCCGGCGCCGACCTCGGGAGCGCGCTCGACGACGTGCGCGAGACGACCCGCGTCGCCACGGGGGACTGA
- a CDS encoding DUF7523 family protein: MSLAAETREAVRARPFVRDALRAGLVNHSAAASWLAARADLDGDPDAIAAALRRFREDLPAYETEARTASVSMRSGVGIADDPTEANDGAEGDGADADPLLRVGDAAVVEGGDRTAILATGDVDAAALADALGRLGAAEVEVAAAGVAADALVCVVSRRDGASAVRVVEAALEAVPVDER, from the coding sequence ATGTCGCTGGCAGCCGAGACGCGGGAGGCGGTCAGAGCGCGCCCGTTCGTCCGCGACGCGCTCCGCGCCGGACTGGTGAACCACAGCGCCGCGGCGTCGTGGCTCGCGGCGCGCGCCGACCTCGACGGCGACCCCGACGCGATCGCGGCCGCGCTCCGCCGCTTCCGGGAGGACTTGCCGGCCTACGAGACCGAGGCCCGGACCGCGAGCGTTTCCATGCGGAGCGGAGTGGGCATCGCCGACGACCCGACCGAGGCGAACGACGGCGCGGAGGGCGACGGGGCGGACGCCGACCCCCTCCTCCGCGTGGGCGACGCGGCGGTCGTCGAGGGCGGCGACCGCACCGCGATCCTGGCGACCGGCGACGTCGACGCCGCGGCGCTGGCGGACGCGCTGGGGCGGCTCGGCGCCGCGGAGGTGGAGGTCGCGGCCGCGGGCGTGGCCGCCGACGCGCTCGTCTGCGTCGTCTCCCGGCGCGACGGCGCGAGCGCGGTGCGGGTCGTCGAGGCGGCGCTGGAGGCGGTGCCCGTGGATGAGAGGTGA
- a CDS encoding copper resistance protein CopD, with amino-acid sequence MLLTTAFVFHVLSGALWTGATLYVVYATLPRATDGTLGRAAFVDAAHRLLMVTRWTGVVLPVTGAYMIWRLYTPIELLAMTGRGWAVLAMLSLWGAMNGLVELGVLRMRREVDPDLGWGRYMAEGFPVDALAGVGGVPGSARLASVARPYLLASAGLAVLLLVDAALLAGGIPG; translated from the coding sequence GTGTTGCTCACGACCGCCTTCGTCTTCCACGTGCTCTCCGGCGCCCTGTGGACCGGCGCGACGCTGTACGTCGTCTACGCGACCCTGCCGCGGGCGACCGACGGGACGCTCGGCCGCGCCGCGTTCGTCGACGCCGCCCACCGGCTCCTCATGGTCACGCGCTGGACCGGCGTCGTCCTCCCGGTCACCGGCGCGTACATGATCTGGCGGCTGTACACGCCGATCGAGCTCCTCGCGATGACCGGCCGTGGGTGGGCCGTCCTCGCGATGCTGTCGCTGTGGGGCGCGATGAACGGGCTCGTCGAACTGGGCGTCCTCCGGATGCGCCGCGAGGTGGACCCCGACCTCGGGTGGGGTCGGTACATGGCCGAGGGGTTCCCGGTCGACGCCCTCGCCGGGGTCGGGGGCGTCCCCGGGTCCGCCCGGCTGGCCTCCGTCGCCCGTCCGTACCTCCTCGCGAGCGCGGGGCTGGCCGTCCTGCTGCTCGTCGACGCCGCGCTCCTGGCCGGCGGGATACCGGGGTGA
- the thsB gene encoding thermosome subunit beta, which translates to MQQGQPMIIMGEDAQRVQDKDAQEYNISAARGVAESVRSTLGPKGMDKMLVNSMGDVTITNDGVTILQEMDIDNPTAEMVVEVAETQEDEAGDGTTSAVAIAGELLKNAQDLLEQDIHPTAVIKGFNLASEYAREQVDEVATAVDPDDTETLRNVAETSMTGKGAELDKDVLADLVVRAVQGVTVEADDGSHVVDLANLNIETRTGRAAGESRLLSGAAIDKDPVHEDMPTDFEAADILLLNDPIEVEEADVDTSVNVDSPDQLQKFLDQEEQQLREKVDQIVDSGADVVFCQKGIDDLAQHYLAKEGVLAVRRTKKSDLTFLKNVLGAPIVTDLDSLTADDLAVGSVERDDDEELFYVEGEDAHGVTLLLYGTTDHVVDELERGIQDALDVVSTTVSDGRTLPGGGAVEVEIARRLRDYADSVEGREQLAVEAFADSLELIPRVLAENAGLDAIDLLVDLRAAHEAGDQNAGLDVFAGEVVNTADAGVVETAHAKEQAIASAAEAANLVLKIDDIISAGDLSTSGGDDEGGAPGGGMGGMGGMGGAM; encoded by the coding sequence ATGCAGCAGGGCCAGCCGATGATCATCATGGGCGAGGACGCCCAGCGCGTCCAAGACAAGGACGCTCAGGAGTACAACATCTCCGCGGCGCGCGGCGTCGCCGAGTCGGTCCGCTCGACGCTCGGACCGAAGGGGATGGACAAGATGCTCGTCAACTCGATGGGCGACGTCACCATCACGAACGACGGCGTCACCATCCTCCAGGAGATGGACATCGACAACCCGACCGCCGAGATGGTCGTCGAGGTCGCCGAGACCCAGGAGGACGAGGCCGGCGACGGGACGACCAGCGCGGTCGCCATCGCGGGCGAGCTCCTGAAGAACGCGCAGGACCTCCTCGAACAGGACATCCACCCGACAGCGGTGATCAAGGGCTTCAACCTCGCGAGCGAGTACGCCCGCGAGCAGGTCGACGAGGTCGCGACCGCCGTCGACCCCGACGACACGGAGACCCTGCGTAACGTCGCCGAGACCTCGATGACGGGCAAGGGCGCCGAGCTCGACAAGGACGTGCTCGCCGACCTCGTCGTCCGCGCGGTACAGGGCGTCACCGTCGAGGCCGACGACGGCTCTCACGTGGTCGACCTGGCCAATCTCAACATCGAGACGCGCACCGGTCGCGCGGCGGGCGAGTCCCGCCTGCTCTCCGGCGCGGCGATCGACAAAGACCCCGTCCACGAGGACATGCCGACCGACTTCGAGGCGGCCGACATCCTCCTCCTCAACGACCCGATCGAGGTCGAGGAGGCGGACGTCGACACCTCGGTCAACGTCGACTCCCCGGACCAGCTCCAGAAGTTCCTCGACCAGGAGGAACAGCAGCTCCGCGAGAAGGTCGACCAGATCGTCGACTCCGGCGCCGACGTGGTCTTCTGTCAGAAGGGCATCGACGACCTCGCGCAGCACTACCTCGCGAAGGAGGGCGTGCTGGCGGTCCGCCGCACGAAGAAGTCCGACCTGACGTTCCTGAAGAACGTCCTCGGCGCGCCGATCGTCACGGACCTCGACTCGCTTACCGCCGACGACCTCGCGGTCGGCTCCGTCGAGCGCGACGACGACGAGGAGCTGTTCTACGTCGAGGGCGAGGACGCCCACGGCGTCACGCTCCTCCTGTACGGCACCACCGACCACGTCGTCGACGAGCTCGAACGCGGCATCCAGGACGCGCTCGACGTGGTCTCGACGACCGTCTCCGACGGGCGCACCCTGCCCGGCGGCGGCGCGGTCGAGGTCGAGATCGCGCGCCGCCTGCGCGACTACGCCGACTCCGTCGAGGGGCGCGAGCAGCTCGCCGTCGAGGCGTTCGCTGACTCCCTCGAACTGATCCCCCGCGTGCTCGCCGAGAACGCGGGCCTCGACGCGATCGACCTGCTGGTCGACCTGCGCGCGGCCCACGAGGCGGGCGACCAGAACGCCGGGCTCGACGTGTTCGCCGGCGAGGTCGTCAACACGGCCGACGCGGGCGTCGTCGAGACGGCCCACGCGAAGGAGCAGGCGATCGCCTCCGCGGCCGAGGCGGCGAACCTGGTCCTGAAAATCGACGACATCATCTCGGCGGGCGACCTCTCGACGTCGGGCGGCGACGACGAGGGCGGCGCCCCCGGCGGCGGCATGGGCGGCATGGGCGGCATGGGCGGCGCGATGTGA
- a CDS encoding glutathione S-transferase N-terminal domain-containing protein, which produces MANLTLYELEGCPYCAKVKTKLSELDLDYESVMVPRSHSDRTEVEEVSGQTGVPVLVDEDHGVEGMPESDDIVEYLEETYGGAS; this is translated from the coding sequence ATGGCAAACCTAACGCTCTACGAGCTTGAGGGCTGTCCGTACTGCGCGAAAGTGAAGACGAAGCTGTCGGAGCTCGACCTCGACTACGAGTCGGTGATGGTGCCGCGGTCGCACAGCGACCGGACGGAGGTCGAGGAGGTCTCCGGACAGACGGGCGTCCCGGTCCTCGTCGACGAGGACCACGGGGTCGAGGGGATGCCCGAGAGCGACGACATCGTCGAGTACCTCGAAGAGACGTACGGCGGCGCGAGCTGA
- a CDS encoding DUF192 domain-containing protein encodes MAAVRLVHRPESGGETVLASDVDVARSTLEQARGLMFRRSIPDDYGLVFPFDEADTQWLHMLFVPFAIDAVWLADGEVTATKRLAPFVGLGRGRADTVVELPAGAAESVAVGDELRLVE; translated from the coding sequence GTGGCGGCCGTGCGACTCGTTCACCGTCCCGAGTCGGGGGGAGAGACCGTCCTCGCGAGCGACGTCGACGTCGCGCGCTCGACGCTCGAACAGGCCCGGGGCCTGATGTTCCGGCGTTCGATCCCGGACGACTACGGCCTGGTCTTCCCCTTCGACGAGGCCGACACGCAGTGGCTCCACATGCTGTTCGTGCCGTTCGCGATCGACGCGGTGTGGCTCGCCGACGGCGAGGTGACGGCGACGAAGCGGCTCGCGCCGTTCGTCGGGCTGGGCCGCGGCCGCGCCGACACCGTCGTCGAACTGCCGGCGGGCGCGGCCGAGTCGGTGGCGGTCGGCGACGAACTGCGGCTGGTCGAGTGA